CCGTCGACACGGCGTTTGGTCGCTTCCCAGTTCACCGCTTTGGCGCCGTTCTCGCAGAACGCCACCATGCCGGCTTCATTGGAATCGCCCCAGGCGCAACCGGGGCAGTCGAAGCCGCCGTTCTTGTTGGTCTTGAGCATCATGCGCAGGTTTTTCAGCGCGTTGTCGCTGGTCAACCAGGCCTGGGCAACGCTGATCAGCGCGCCCCAACCACCGGCCGGGCCTTTGTAGGGCTTGTAGCGGGGGACGGGTGTCTGGTCGGCTTGACGATGTTGACTCACGCTTGATTCTCCAACGCAGGGCTATATACCCGCGGCGCACTTTTCTGCGGCAGGTGGATGAGATTGAGGTTATGGCGGCGGGCCCATTGCACGGCTAGGCCCGTGGGCGAGGACAGGCTGACGAGGGTCTGGATGCCTGCGCGCAACACTTTCTGGATCAATTCGAGGCTGCAACGGCTGGTGACAATCGCCAGGCCGCCGGTGGTCGGGATTTTTTGCCGGATCAGCCCGCCGATCAGTTTGTCGAGGGCGTTGTGCCGGCCAATGTCTTCGCGACCCAGCAGCAATTCGCCTTCGGCGTTCATGAACACCGCCGCATGCACCGCGCCGCAATGCTGACCCAGAGGCTGAAACGCGCTGATGCGCTGGCGCAAGCCGTCAAGCCATTCGGCGGGTGGCAGGGGGGCGCCGGGCAACACCTTGAGGTCCGGCAAGGCCTGCTCCACCGCTTCCACGCCACACAGTCCGCAACCGCTGGTGCCGGCCAATTGCCGACGCTGCTGCTTGAGGTTCCAGAAGGCGCGGTTGGCGATGGTCACTTGCGCGTATTGCGCCGAACCCGAGCCGCTGAGTTGCAGGTCATAAATGTCGGAGGCGTCTTCGATGATGCCGCTGCCGAGGCTGAAACCGACAATGAAGTCTTCCAGATCCGTTGGCGTCACCAGCATCACCGCCTGGCTGATGCCGTTGAAGGCAATCGCCAGCGCGACTTCTTCGGCCAGCGCGGTGCTGGCCGATTCGGTGTATTGAAGATCGCTGTAACTGTAGGTTTGGCTGGCGGCGGGCGCGGGCGCTTCGAGGGCTGGCGCCGCGCAAACAGGGCGCTTGGCTTTCATCAGGCATCACCGACGGTTTGGTCAGGTTTAAGCCTATGCGCGTCAAAGTGTCGCGTCTAATCGCTATTACTGATCTGCCGATAGATGACATCGATCAAGAGATGGTTGGCGATTTCTGATAGATCGCAAAACAGGCTTCCGCCAGCGCTGACCGCGGCGCGCTGCGACGCATGATCAGCCCCAGTTGGCCGAGGGTCTGCGCGTTTTCGATCGGTTGCAAACGCAGATGATCGGTCAGGTTTTCCAGCCCACCGTCCAGCGGCATCACGGCGCAACACAAACCACCGTGCACAGCTTGTAACAGTTGATGCACGGCATCGGTCTGCAACAGCGGCTGGGGGGTGAGGCCGCGGCTGTGGAAATTGTGATCGATGGACTGGCGGAAATGCATGCCGCTGGTGAGCATGCCCAGCGGCAGTTCAATCAACGACTCCCAGCTCAGCGGTGCCTCGCCGAACGTGAAAAAGCGCTGATCGTAGAGCAGGCCCATGCGGGTTTCGCTGAAGGTCAGGGAGTCGAATCGTTCGGCGTCCAGGCGTTCCAGGTACGACACACCGAGGTCCAGGCGATTGTTCGCCAGTTGTTCGAGGATCTGCTCGGAGCTCAGCGCAGAGAGTTCGAAACGCAGGTTCGGGTGTTCGGTGTGCAGGCGTTGTAGCAGGGGCAGCGGATCGAAACTCGACAAGGGCACCACGCCCAGACGCAGCGTACCGACCAGGTTGCCGCGACAGGCG
This DNA window, taken from Pseudomonas fluorescens NCIMB 11764, encodes the following:
- a CDS encoding LysR family transcriptional regulator; protein product: MDIKQLKFLIALDETRHFGQAAARCHITQPTLSMRLRSLEEELELPLVNRGQRFEGFTAPGERVLAWARTVLAACDGLQAEAAACRGNLVGTLRLGVVPLSSFDPLPLLQRLHTEHPNLRFELSALSSEQILEQLANNRLDLGVSYLERLDAERFDSLTFSETRMGLLYDQRFFTFGEAPLSWESLIELPLGMLTSGMHFRQSIDHNFHSRGLTPQPLLQTDAVHQLLQAVHGGLCCAVMPLDGGLENLTDHLRLQPIENAQTLGQLGLIMRRSAPRSALAEACFAIYQKSPTIS
- the fdhD gene encoding formate dehydrogenase accessory sulfurtransferase FdhD — encoded protein: MKAKRPVCAAPALEAPAPAASQTYSYSDLQYTESASTALAEEVALAIAFNGISQAVMLVTPTDLEDFIVGFSLGSGIIEDASDIYDLQLSGSGSAQYAQVTIANRAFWNLKQQRRQLAGTSGCGLCGVEAVEQALPDLKVLPGAPLPPAEWLDGLRQRISAFQPLGQHCGAVHAAVFMNAEGELLLGREDIGRHNALDKLIGGLIRQKIPTTGGLAIVTSRCSLELIQKVLRAGIQTLVSLSSPTGLAVQWARRHNLNLIHLPQKSAPRVYSPALENQA